The following proteins are encoded in a genomic region of Musa acuminata AAA Group cultivar baxijiao chromosome BXJ2-11, Cavendish_Baxijiao_AAA, whole genome shotgun sequence:
- the LOC135626800 gene encoding SKP1-like protein 1A, giving the protein MARTIKLRSSDGEVFEVEEAVAMESQTIKHVIEDDCADGGITLYNVTSDILVKVLEYCKKHVDAAVGSFIKVLGGVDKDLESWDAEFVNVDLATLVDISNAANYLNIEGLLDLTTQAIADNIKGKKPQEIREIFNIENEFTPEDEERVREENSWAFE; this is encoded by the exons ATGGCGAGGACGATCAAGCTGAGGAGCTCGGACGGGGAGGTGTTCGAGGTGGAGGAGGCCGTGGCCATGGAGTCGCAGACCATCAAGCACGTGATCGAGGACGACTGCGCCGACGGCGGCATCACCCTCTACAACGTCACCTCCGATATCCTCGTCAAGGTGCTCGAGTACTGCAAGAAGCACGTCGATGCCGCCGTCGGGTCCTTCATCAAAGTCTTGGGGGGCGTCGACAAGGACCTCGAGTCCTGGGACGCTGAGTTCGTCAACGTCGACCTGGCGACCCTGGTCGACATCAGTAAT GCTGCAAACTATCTGAACATTGAAGGACTGCtggatctaactacccaagctatTGCCGACAATATCAAGGGGAAGAAGCCACAAGAGATCCGTGAGATCTTCAACATTGAAAATGAGTTCACGCCCGAGG